From the Oxobacter pfennigii genome, one window contains:
- a CDS encoding aspartyl-phosphate phosphatase Spo0E family protein — protein MKLIDEIKVLQEELNSIVNENSNDMSRLINLSEKLDKLIAQYYSETQNK, from the coding sequence ATGAAATTAATCGATGAAATTAAGGTGCTTCAAGAAGAACTAAACAGCATCGTAAATGAAAACAGCAACGACATGTCAAGGTTAATTAATTTAAGCGAAAAATTAGACAAGCTTATAGCGCAATATTATTCCGAAACCCAAAATAAATAA
- a CDS encoding GNAT family N-acetyltransferase — protein sequence MNIRLMTIDDYDKVFEMWTTTPGMGVRSMDDSREGINKFLLRNPSTNFVATVHEKIVGTIMCGHDGRRGYIYHTCVSDKHRKLKIGSSMVDAVLEALSKEGINKCALVVFSSNDTGNSFWQSLGWEKREDLNYYNKSINNDNM from the coding sequence ATGAATATAAGGTTAATGACAATTGATGACTATGATAAGGTGTTTGAAATGTGGACAACAACCCCGGGTATGGGCGTCAGAAGCATGGATGATTCGAGAGAGGGAATAAACAAATTCCTTTTAAGAAATCCTTCAACCAATTTTGTGGCAACAGTCCATGAGAAAATAGTCGGTACCATAATGTGCGGTCATGATGGGCGAAGGGGTTACATATATCATACCTGTGTAAGTGATAAGCACCGCAAGCTAAAAATAGGAAGCTCAATGGTGGATGCAGTATTAGAAGCATTATCTAAGGAAGGAATAAACAAATGCGCACTGGTTGTTTTTAGCAGTAATGATACGGGAAATTCCTTCTGGCAGTCCCTTGGCTGGGAAAAGAGAGAGGATTTAAATTATTATAACAAAAGCATAAACAATGATAATATGTAA
- a CDS encoding HD domain-containing protein, producing MEGIMISLILNKMILYFDGDIKRINHALKVLSFAKCIGETEKVSSHKLKSLEIAAVLHDIGIKLSEIKYGSSAGKYQEIEGPPVALDILSEFDLDKSILDRIMFLIGNHHTYNKIDDIDFQILVEADFLVNIFEDGMGINEIESVKSKYFKTSTGLAILENMYLHGRAK from the coding sequence ATGGAAGGGATTATGATTAGCCTCATCTTAAACAAAATGATTCTTTATTTTGACGGTGATATTAAGCGTATAAATCATGCTCTTAAAGTTTTAAGCTTTGCAAAGTGCATAGGTGAAACTGAAAAAGTTTCATCACATAAACTCAAATCTCTTGAAATTGCAGCAGTACTTCACGATATAGGCATAAAATTAAGTGAAATCAAGTATGGTTCTTCCGCCGGAAAATATCAGGAAATAGAAGGTCCGCCTGTAGCCCTGGATATACTTTCGGAGTTTGACCTGGATAAAAGCATTTTAGACAGAATAATGTTTTTGATTGGAAATCATCATACTTACAATAAAATAGATGATATTGACTTTCAAATATTGGTGGAAGCTGATTTTTTAGTAAATATATTCGAAGACGGTATGGGAATTAATGAGATAGAATCAGTTAAGAGTAAATATTTTAAAACAAGCACGGGCTTAGCCATTTTAGAGAACATGTACCTGCATGGGAGGGCAAAATGA
- a CDS encoding FeoA family protein: MNNTVSLTFQNTCEVLQGSLKLSDVPLGKACKVRTINAQGLLRNRMLDIGIIPDTEIKAMRRNRTGDTTAFLIRGALMALRREESSLIDIELIQEN; encoded by the coding sequence ATGAATAATACGGTATCATTGACATTTCAAAATACCTGTGAGGTTCTTCAAGGAAGCTTAAAATTATCCGATGTTCCCCTAGGTAAGGCATGCAAGGTCAGAACTATAAATGCACAAGGACTCCTAAGGAACAGGATGCTCGATATAGGCATAATTCCAGACACTGAGATAAAAGCAATGCGAAGGAACAGAACGGGAGATACGACAGCTTTTTTGATAAGAGGCGCGCTCATGGCATTAAGAAGAGAGGAATCTTCTCTTATAGATATTGAACTAATACAGGAAAATTAA